Proteins from a single region of Aquirhabdus parva:
- a CDS encoding cytochrome b, with protein MAQQYTRTAIGLHWIIALLIFAAFGLGWVMTDIPGFTMMKLKYYSWHKWLGVTVFALAFVRVFWRLTHPAPAMIATIPRGQQLIASGVHWLLYFLIFAVPLSGYFYSLAAGFPIVYLGIIPIPSLIDRNLEIADTLKTIHVVLDYTMAGLVGLHILGALKHHIIDRDATLTRMLPFLKR; from the coding sequence ATGGCTCAACAATATACTCGTACAGCAATAGGCTTGCATTGGATTATTGCTTTATTGATATTTGCTGCGTTTGGTTTGGGCTGGGTAATGACAGATATTCCCGGATTTACCATGATGAAGCTGAAATATTATTCTTGGCATAAGTGGTTAGGTGTGACTGTTTTCGCATTAGCATTTGTTCGAGTATTCTGGCGCTTGACCCATCCGGCACCTGCAATGATCGCTACAATCCCACGTGGGCAGCAATTGATTGCCAGTGGAGTGCATTGGTTATTGTATTTCTTGATCTTCGCCGTACCGTTATCTGGATATTTTTACAGTCTAGCGGCGGGTTTTCCAATTGTTTATCTCGGCATTATTCCGATCCCATCGCTGATTGACCGCAACTTAGAGATCGCCGATACACTGAAAACGATTCATGTCGTTTTAGATTACACGATGGCAGGATTAGTTGGACTACATATATTGGGTGCGTTAAAGCATCATATTATTGATCGTGATGCGACTTTGACGCGAATGTTACCTTTTTTGAAAAGATAG
- the greA gene encoding transcription elongation factor GreA, with product MVQRYPMTPEGHLALTIELQERKSVERPRIIAAIAEARAHGDLKENAEYHAAKEQQGFCEGRIQEIEAKLSAAEVIELSKLEQNGRVVFGVTVEIENLDTEERKQYKIVGDDEADFKLNKISLNSPIARGLIGKRAGDEVKIETPKGVAEYEITQVLYI from the coding sequence ATGGTTCAACGTTATCCGATGACCCCAGAAGGTCATCTTGCACTCACTATTGAGTTACAAGAGCGTAAAAGTGTCGAACGTCCACGTATCATTGCAGCGATTGCTGAAGCACGTGCCCATGGCGACTTAAAAGAAAATGCGGAATACCATGCAGCGAAAGAACAGCAAGGTTTTTGCGAAGGTCGCATTCAGGAAATCGAAGCCAAACTTTCAGCGGCCGAAGTCATCGAACTGTCTAAACTTGAGCAAAATGGTCGTGTGGTTTTTGGAGTGACCGTTGAAATCGAAAATCTGGACACCGAAGAGCGTAAACAGTACAAAATCGTTGGTGATGACGAAGCTGACTTTAAACTCAACAAAATCTCGCTCAACTCTCCGATTGCGCGTGGCCTGATTGGCAAACGTGCTGGCGATGAAGTCAAAATCGAGACACCAAAAGGTGTCGCTGAGTATGAGATTACTCAGGTTCTGTACATCTAA
- a CDS encoding YceI family protein has protein sequence MLNLNGSKGALTVLSLVAVLATTSASAAPIDSAKSTVSATGKQLGVPVTGQFKKITGDVTFNPAQLAQSTAKVEIDVASYDMGMADYNKNVTGPEWFDAAKFPKASFVSTGIKAAGAGFTVTGKFTLKGRVQNVSFPVSVKTEGANQVFDGVLQVKRTAFGVGSGDWADTSVVADDVTIKFHIVAPAKK, from the coding sequence ATGTTGAATTTAAATGGTAGTAAGGGTGCACTGACCGTCTTGTCTTTGGTTGCTGTACTTGCAACAACGAGTGCCTCCGCAGCACCCATTGATAGTGCAAAAAGTACTGTATCAGCGACAGGGAAACAGCTAGGAGTGCCAGTGACGGGTCAATTCAAGAAAATCACTGGTGACGTGACTTTCAATCCTGCGCAGCTTGCACAGTCCACAGCGAAAGTTGAGATTGATGTTGCTAGTTATGATATGGGTATGGCCGATTACAACAAGAATGTCACCGGTCCTGAGTGGTTTGATGCAGCTAAATTCCCTAAAGCCAGCTTTGTTTCTACAGGCATTAAAGCTGCAGGCGCGGGCTTTACGGTCACTGGTAAATTTACGCTGAAAGGTCGTGTGCAAAATGTTTCGTTCCCTGTAAGTGTGAAAACCGAAGGTGCCAACCAAGTGTTTGATGGTGTCTTGCAGGTTAAGCGGACTGCGTTTGGCGTTGGCTCAGGTGATTGGGCAGATACTTCTGTAGTTGCGGATGATGTTACGATTAAATTTCATATCGTTGCACCTGCTAAGAAGTAA
- a CDS encoding YceI family protein, producing the protein MKVLLVAAMTTMLATTAFAKPVTYNLDPTHTYPSFEADHMGGASKWRGKIDKSSGTVILDREAKKGSVDVTMQMDSVNFGFKPMDDHAKKPELFDTAKYPTANYKGTLVFDGDKPVAVDGNLTFHGVTKPVKLDIKSWKCYINPMLKKETCGADAYGSFNRGDFGVDYGKAYGFDLGVGLAIQVEGVRAD; encoded by the coding sequence ATGAAAGTTCTTCTTGTTGCTGCGATGACCACAATGTTGGCTACTACCGCATTTGCTAAGCCAGTTACTTATAACCTTGATCCAACCCATACTTACCCTAGTTTTGAGGCTGATCATATGGGCGGTGCTTCTAAATGGCGCGGTAAGATTGATAAATCAAGCGGTACCGTGATCCTAGATAGAGAAGCAAAAAAAGGTAGCGTGGACGTAACGATGCAAATGGATAGCGTTAATTTTGGTTTCAAACCGATGGATGACCATGCTAAAAAACCAGAATTGTTTGATACGGCTAAATACCCAACTGCAAACTACAAAGGGACGCTGGTATTTGACGGCGATAAGCCTGTTGCTGTAGATGGAAACTTGACTTTCCATGGCGTGACGAAGCCCGTGAAGTTGGATATCAAGTCATGGAAATGTTACATCAATCCTATGCTCAAAAAAGAAACATGTGGTGCAGATGCTTATGGTTCATTTAACCGCGGTGACTTTGGCGTAGATTACGGCAAAGCCTATGGTTTTGATCTGGGTGTTGGTCTTGCAATTCAAGTGGAAGGTGTACGTGCGGACTAA